From the Nitrobacter hamburgensis X14 genome, one window contains:
- a CDS encoding IS110 family transposase: protein MEKIITIGLDLAKSVFQVHGIADDGSIVVRRALRRSQVLDFFRAIDPCLVGIEACASSHYWANAIGQLGHTVRMMPPTYVKAYVKRSKTDAADAEAICEAVSRPTMRFVPIKTPAEQAACMVLRTRELFVRQRSQTANAMRAHMAELGIIAAAGMTSIAKLILVLRDAEDTRLPVAARAALLEMAEQIEMLTARIEKLDTKIIATVKADETAWRLTSIPGVGPIIAATVRATIQDPTVFKTGRDLAAWIGITPRANSSGGKERLGRISKQGNKQLRTLLIVGATSILKQARRGVKLPSWIISLMARRPYKVVAVALANKIARTIWALLVKGGTYQAPAIMTRA, encoded by the coding sequence ATGGAGAAGATTATCACGATCGGCTTAGACTTGGCCAAGTCGGTATTTCAGGTCCACGGCATTGCCGACGACGGGAGTATCGTCGTCCGCCGAGCCTTGCGGCGATCGCAGGTGCTGGACTTCTTCCGCGCTATCGACCCGTGCCTTGTCGGGATCGAGGCGTGTGCAAGCTCGCACTACTGGGCGAATGCCATTGGGCAACTCGGGCATACGGTCAGGATGATGCCGCCGACCTACGTGAAGGCCTACGTCAAGCGAAGCAAGACCGACGCTGCTGATGCCGAGGCGATTTGCGAAGCAGTATCGCGGCCCACCATGCGCTTCGTGCCCATCAAGACCCCCGCCGAACAGGCAGCCTGCATGGTGCTGAGGACCCGTGAACTATTCGTCCGTCAGCGGAGCCAGACGGCGAATGCAATGCGTGCTCATATGGCTGAGCTCGGCATCATCGCCGCCGCGGGCATGACCAGTATCGCGAAGCTCATCCTGGTCCTGCGGGACGCAGAGGACACGCGTCTCCCAGTCGCGGCTCGGGCAGCGCTCCTCGAGATGGCCGAGCAAATCGAGATGCTGACGGCACGTATCGAGAAACTCGATACGAAGATCATCGCGACAGTGAAGGCAGATGAGACCGCCTGGCGACTGACCAGCATCCCAGGCGTCGGACCGATCATCGCCGCGACAGTCCGAGCCACAATTCAGGATCCCACGGTATTCAAAACGGGCCGCGATCTTGCTGCCTGGATCGGAATTACTCCGCGAGCTAACTCCAGCGGCGGCAAGGAGCGGCTTGGCCGAATATCAAAACAGGGAAATAAACAGTTGCGCACGCTGCTGATCGTTGGCGCGACATCGATCCTGAAGCAAGCTCGCAGAGGCGTAAAGCTGCCCTCGTGGATCATCTCGCTGATGGCACGGCGACCATATAAGGTCGTAGCCGTCGCGCTGGCCAACAAGATCGCCCGCACGATTTGGGCGCTTCTCGTCAAAGGCGGCACGTACCAAGCACCCGCGATCATGACGAGGGCATAG
- the tnpA gene encoding IS66-like element accessory protein TnpA: protein MDTVDDAITKPVHRLEVFTGAGRRRTWSDEDKARIVAEIVGSGESVSAVARRHGLSPQQLFGWRRELQGSQTAHSHAEELRFVPAALDVAPSSPPVRCQRKVPRHQFELGVGMIEVEIDGVTVRVGRGADAKTVTAVLRALKATA, encoded by the coding sequence ATGGACACAGTGGATGATGCTATCACTAAGCCGGTTCATCGGCTTGAGGTGTTCACCGGTGCAGGCCGCCGGCGCACGTGGAGCGACGAGGACAAGGCACGGATCGTCGCTGAGATCGTAGGGAGCGGCGAGTCTGTTTCTGCCGTAGCTCGACGGCACGGGCTTTCGCCGCAGCAATTATTTGGCTGGCGGCGGGAATTGCAAGGATCCCAGACTGCGCATTCGCATGCTGAAGAGCTGCGGTTCGTTCCGGCAGCCCTGGACGTGGCACCGTCTTCTCCGCCTGTCCGTTGTCAACGCAAGGTACCGCGGCACCAGTTTGAGCTTGGTGTGGGAATGATCGAGGTCGAGATCGACGGCGTCACGGTTCGGGTTGGCCGCGGTGCGGATGCAAAGACCGTGACAGCAGTGCTGCGGGCGTTGAAAGCCACAGCATGA
- the tnpB gene encoding IS66 family insertion sequence element accessory protein TnpB (TnpB, as the term is used for proteins encoded by IS66 family insertion elements, is considered an accessory protein, since TnpC, encoded by a neighboring gene, is a DDE family transposase.), producing the protein MIGPTGAVRVMVAIKPADFRKGAEGLAALVRETMAADPFSGAVYVFRAKRADRIKLVFWDGTGLCLFAKRLEDGVFR; encoded by the coding sequence ATGATCGGCCCGACCGGTGCGGTCCGCGTGATGGTAGCGATCAAACCTGCCGACTTCCGCAAGGGTGCCGAGGGATTGGCGGCATTGGTGCGCGAGACGATGGCGGCGGATCCCTTCTCCGGAGCGGTCTACGTGTTCCGGGCTAAACGCGCCGACCGGATCAAGCTGGTGTTCTGGGATGGCACTGGTCTTTGTCTGTTCGCCAAGCGGCTGGAGGATGGCGTCTTCCGGTGA
- a CDS encoding nucleotidyltransferase family protein — translation MSIIELANRTLTTPALVACAEQCPDTIPRDVDAYLKEIFQRNLARNERLSFQLNEAIAALNAQGIVPVLMKGSALLAERGDAFRRRIISDLDILVSPDETLRALKCLSGLGYRIHHLMPHGAARWHADLHRPEDVGMVDLQQSPPGHAFFYRTSGDLKRHCHLNVNDKISAYIPDPTFQALMLIMHDQFQDSDYWTGHVDLRHLLDLRDLATSPGGIDWQRLASLAPSRLARNALETQLVALHAWLGVDVPAEMRHRLIPKLQQWRRRFQSRVPALRTAFLPMMLLDFRSYRAEIGAEERATNQLKPKWSFPKASSIRYFYGLANKNPVGKI, via the coding sequence ATGTCCATCATCGAACTGGCGAACCGAACCCTTACGACACCGGCCCTGGTCGCTTGTGCCGAGCAGTGTCCGGACACCATCCCGCGCGACGTAGACGCCTACTTGAAGGAAATTTTTCAGCGCAATCTCGCGCGAAACGAGCGTCTCTCGTTTCAGTTGAACGAAGCGATTGCCGCGCTTAACGCTCAAGGGATCGTTCCTGTTCTTATGAAGGGAAGTGCGTTGCTGGCAGAGCGCGGAGACGCGTTTCGACGGCGGATCATCTCGGACCTGGACATCCTCGTTTCTCCCGATGAGACTCTCCGGGCTTTGAAGTGCCTTTCTGGTCTAGGATATCGCATCCATCATCTCATGCCGCACGGCGCCGCGCGATGGCATGCGGATTTACATCGACCGGAAGACGTCGGCATGGTCGATCTCCAGCAAAGTCCCCCGGGTCATGCGTTTTTCTATCGTACCTCGGGTGATTTAAAACGACATTGCCATTTGAACGTAAACGACAAGATCTCAGCTTACATCCCCGATCCGACTTTTCAGGCGCTGATGCTCATCATGCATGATCAATTCCAGGATTCCGACTACTGGACCGGGCACGTTGATCTCCGGCACTTGCTCGATCTGCGTGATCTTGCCACTTCGCCCGGCGGCATAGACTGGCAGCGCCTGGCGTCTCTCGCTCCAAGCCGGCTCGCGAGAAATGCGCTGGAAACGCAGCTCGTCGCGCTTCACGCATGGCTCGGGGTGGACGTACCGGCCGAGATGCGTCATCGCCTGATTCCAAAGCTCCAACAATGGCGTCGCCGATTTCAAAGTCGCGTGCCTGCTTTACGCACCGCGTTCCTCCCGATGATGCTGCTCGACTTTCGGAGCTATCGCGCGGAAATTGGCGCCGAAGAGCGGGCGACGAACCAACTCAAACCGAAATGGTCTTTTCCGAAGGCATCATCCATTCGTTACTTCTATGGCCTCGCTAACAAGAACCCAGTCGGTAAGATTTAG
- a CDS encoding PqqD family peptide modification chaperone, which produces MKSQQTPQNISGRNRFFRLREDTSFFLLDSQTVVFCEAHQKIYALNPSAAFIWCRLEEHDDPDAICGRLAANGMDLDLATRHVHEAIGHWLKLGLLNVDPAYFADNDKTTTDQTLLINGANLSVTICCESERIVALLTPFAHFADCNAARGHVLVVKESDGLVHVFHNDRRIASCNSLELAPVIKAHITERILAESGPHVVFHAACLVRDQKSVLISGRPGAGKTTLALRLVADGFAFGGDDIAMIGPDGRAAGVPFAPAIKPGAWDIAETLRPDLKRYAVCRRPDGKRVRYLKPENLARNPPHAVGWIIFIRRKVGAASLNLIDRVEALRRLMDASHAVEGKLDLAKCNALKQMIENAELFELTYANLDQASEAIGGLFHRSPLP; this is translated from the coding sequence TTGAAAAGCCAGCAAACACCCCAAAACATATCAGGACGTAATCGCTTTTTTCGCCTGCGCGAAGACACGTCCTTTTTTCTGCTGGACAGTCAAACTGTCGTGTTTTGCGAAGCGCACCAAAAGATCTACGCGCTCAATCCCTCAGCCGCCTTCATTTGGTGTCGATTGGAAGAGCATGACGACCCTGACGCGATCTGCGGACGTCTCGCGGCAAATGGCATGGACTTGGATTTGGCGACGCGGCACGTGCACGAGGCCATCGGACACTGGCTGAAACTCGGCCTACTGAACGTCGACCCAGCCTATTTCGCCGATAATGACAAGACGACCACTGATCAGACGCTCCTTATAAATGGAGCGAATTTAAGTGTCACGATATGCTGCGAGAGCGAGCGCATCGTCGCTCTTCTCACTCCGTTCGCGCATTTCGCCGACTGCAACGCCGCGCGCGGTCATGTTCTTGTCGTGAAGGAAAGCGACGGACTTGTGCACGTCTTCCATAACGACCGCCGCATTGCCAGTTGCAACTCATTGGAATTGGCGCCTGTGATCAAAGCCCACATCACAGAACGGATTCTGGCCGAGAGCGGCCCCCATGTCGTCTTTCATGCAGCCTGCCTGGTGCGAGACCAGAAAAGCGTTTTGATCAGCGGAAGGCCCGGCGCCGGTAAAACCACGCTTGCTTTGCGGTTGGTGGCCGATGGGTTTGCTTTCGGCGGCGACGACATCGCAATGATCGGACCGGATGGACGTGCGGCAGGTGTGCCCTTCGCTCCAGCCATAAAGCCGGGCGCCTGGGACATAGCGGAAACACTGCGTCCCGATTTAAAAAGATACGCGGTCTGCCGCCGGCCGGACGGCAAGCGCGTGCGTTACTTGAAACCTGAAAATCTGGCCCGAAATCCGCCTCACGCCGTTGGCTGGATCATCTTCATCCGGCGTAAGGTAGGAGCCGCTTCGCTAAATCTCATCGATCGCGTTGAGGCCCTGCGACGGCTGATGGACGCTTCTCATGCTGTCGAAGGAAAGCTAGACCTTGCGAAATGCAACGCGCTCAAGCAAATGATCGAGAATGCCGAGCTGTTTGAACTGACCTATGCGAACCTGGACCAGGCGAGCGAGGCGATTGGGGGTCTTTTTCATCGGTCGCCGCTTCCATGA
- a CDS encoding IS256-like element ISNha9 family transposase has protein sequence MARRKDPAIPNDLLDQLLAGGAASAAFEQGGLLDSLKKALTERALNAEMDHHLASGEDAGNTRNGYGRKTVTTETGKLEIDIPRDRQSSFDPQLIAKYQRRFPGFDDKIVSMYARGMSTREITGHLRDLYGIEVSPDLISTVTDAVLDEVATWQQRPLDPVYPLIFFDAIRVKIRDEGMVRNKAIHIALGVRADGAKEVLGLWLEQNEGAKFWLRVMNELKNRGVDDILLAVVDGLKGFPDAITAVFPEAVVQTCIVHLLRNSMDFVSWKDRKGLATALKDIYRAVDADAAEKALAAFEAGPWGQRYPAIGQSWRRAWGEVIPFFAFPDEVRRIVYTTNSIEALNSKLRRAVRARGHFPSDDAATKLLYLILNRSEKEWKMPPREWTMAKAQFAVIFGERFIKAMAA, from the coding sequence ATGGCCCGACGCAAAGACCCTGCGATACCAAATGATCTTCTCGACCAGCTTCTGGCGGGAGGCGCAGCCAGTGCAGCCTTCGAACAGGGCGGCCTGCTGGATTCGCTCAAGAAGGCTCTGACCGAGCGCGCGCTAAACGCGGAGATGGACCATCATCTGGCGAGCGGCGAAGACGCTGGCAATACGCGTAACGGCTACGGCCGCAAGACCGTGACGACGGAGACCGGCAAGCTGGAGATCGACATACCGCGCGATCGCCAGTCGAGTTTCGATCCGCAGTTGATTGCCAAGTATCAGCGCCGTTTTCCCGGCTTCGACGACAAGATCGTGTCCATGTATGCGCGCGGCATGAGCACCCGGGAGATCACCGGGCACCTGCGCGATCTGTACGGTATCGAGGTGTCGCCGGACCTGATCTCAACGGTGACGGACGCCGTTCTCGACGAAGTCGCCACCTGGCAGCAAAGACCACTCGATCCGGTTTATCCGCTGATCTTCTTCGATGCGATCCGGGTCAAGATCCGCGACGAAGGGATGGTCCGCAACAAGGCCATCCACATCGCGCTGGGGGTCCGCGCCGACGGCGCCAAGGAGGTGCTCGGCCTGTGGCTCGAGCAGAACGAAGGCGCCAAATTCTGGCTGCGGGTGATGAACGAGCTCAAGAACCGCGGCGTCGATGATATCCTGCTGGCCGTCGTTGATGGCCTGAAGGGCTTCCCCGATGCGATCACCGCTGTGTTCCCGGAGGCGGTCGTCCAGACGTGCATCGTCCACCTGCTGCGCAACTCCATGGACTTCGTGTCCTGGAAAGACCGCAAGGGGCTGGCGACAGCGCTCAAGGACATCTACCGCGCCGTCGATGCCGATGCTGCCGAAAAGGCGCTGGCGGCGTTCGAGGCCGGCCCCTGGGGCCAGCGCTACCCCGCCATCGGCCAGAGCTGGCGGCGCGCCTGGGGCGAGGTCATCCCGTTCTTTGCCTTCCCTGACGAGGTGCGTCGGATCGTCTACACAACAAACTCAATAGAAGCGCTGAACTCGAAACTCCGGCGGGCTGTCAGGGCCAGAGGCCACTTCCCCAGCGACGACGCGGCAACCAAGCTGCTCTATCTGATCTTGAACCGATCGGAGAAAGAGTGGAAAATGCCGCCTCGTGAGTGGACCATGGCCAAGGCCCAGTTCGCCGTCATCTTCGGCGAGCGCTTCATCAAAGCCATGGCGGCGTAA